The Fervidobacterium pennivorans DNA segment AATTCTGGGTTTTGATACGGAGATAATCAAAACAGTAAACCAGCAAACAGTTAAAGAACTCCTGAGAGATACAAAACGAACTTTGGTCACAAAGTCAAAGAAGTTGGCTAACGCATGTGGCGGGATACTTATCACGAAAAACAAAACATCTGAACAACTCGAAGAACTTTTCATAATACTTAAGAATACAAATACACAACTATCGAATAATCCCGCAAGGTGTGTTTATTGCAATGAGGTCTTAGTAGACTGTCCAAAAGAAGAAGTAATCGGGAGAGTTCCCGTGTATATTTTTGAAACGCTCGAACATTTCAAACGTTGTCCAAAATGTGGAAAAGTTTACTGGCGGGGAACTCATTTGGTAAAGTGTAAGGAATTTTTTGCTTCTCGAGGGAAAGAAACTGATATGTGAGGTGATAATAAATGATAGGCAAAAAAATCTGCTACGCGTTAATTGAAATATTTGAAAAAGATAAATACTCTCCGAAAGCTGAGAATGTAGCAAATTTATTAGCCGAATTTGTCGGGGTTGAAAAACTTTCTGTGGCTTTTTACGAAAAATCCAGAGATGTTTACAGAATTCTTGTAAGTAACTTCCTCCCTCTCCAATCTAAAATCCCTGTTTCGGATATAGGCGATAGAAATTCACTTTCAAAGTTACCTATAAAACTCAAAGATAGCACCACTGTAGAAGCACATGTTGAACAACTGATTCACAGCACTGCTGAGACCGGGGATGAGAAAGTTGGCATTATTCTGACGAACGATGTTCCAAAAAAGATGACAAACTTTGCTGAAGTTGTTGATTTTCTTGCATTTGCTTTGTGGTTTATTCCTTCATACGAAAAGTCGAAAAGTTACCTTTCCAAGTATCGTTCCCTATGGATGCTTACCAGTCTATTTGAATCCGCTAAATCGCAAGAAGAACTTTTAGAAGGGTTTCTAAAAGTTATTTCCGAAATCATCGAATCGGAAATCACTGCTGTTTTAAGCCTTACAAAAGAAGCAAATGAAGAATTTGATATGATGATTTGCGATTGTCCAAATTCACAAATACTCCGTAAAAAGCTTAACCGTTCAGAACTTTCTACTGAAACGTTACGATACTTCAAAGGAATGGAAAAGATAGTTTACAAACCAGATGGACTGAGTGAACTCTTTGCTACAAAGATTCTATCTGCTCTCATTGTGCCCGTAGAAAATTATTGGTTTGTTTTTGCCAACAAAAGAAACACGAATATTTACTTACAAACAAAATCTTTCGATTCAATGGATTTAGACCTTGCTCGTGATTCTGTTAAGCGATTTTTACTCGCCAAGGGCCGTATTGAATTTGAGAAAAGGCTGGAAGAGGAAGTTGCAAAACTAAGAGAACTCCAAAAATTGCACGAAACACTCATCGAAGACCAAAAAGAGCAAATTAGAAAAATGAATGCTGTTCATTACATAAGCCAAGCGATGCGTTCAATGTACAGTGTCAAGAACGTCTACAAGACTCTTTTGCTTGGACTAACCTCCGGAAGATTACTTGGCTACAACCGAGCTCTTTTACTAACATACGACGAACAGCGTGATGTACTCATTGGCAAAATTTGGCTTGGTCCCGATACGGAAAATGTCGAAGAAGATTGGAAAAAAGCCAATCTAAGAGCAATGCGCTATGCTGATGTGGTCCAGTACCTACGCGAAGAGGCTATGACATTGGAAATCAACAATAGGCTTACTCAACAGATTGAAAATAAAATATTCCCATACAAAGCGCACCCGATACTTGAAAAATGCGTGCTTAGAAAAAAGATATTTGTTGCAAATGAGAGAATTATAAACACCTTGGGCTTAGAAGTGGCTGATCTAGTCAACCTGCTAGGAGTTAAAGAATTTGCAGTTCTACCACTTGTTGGGCGCGAAGGTGTTTTTGGTGTAGTTATTGTCGATAACTACTACACAAAAAAACCGATAAAGGAAAGCGACGTTGATATTCTAAAGATACTATCAGATAGCGCAGGTTTAGCAATTGAAACTGCACAAAGTTACGAAGAGCTAAGAAATAAAACACTTTCTCTGGAACGTCAAAAGAGTCTTATCGAGTATCTGCGCGAGTTCTCTGAATCGATTTTGCAGAATATGTCTTCTGCTATTATAGTCATTGACAAAGAAGGAAAAGTAACCGAATGGAACAAAAAAGCCGAAGTTTACTTCAACCGTCCGAAAGAACAGATGACAGGTGTTGAACTCAGAGCTCTTGGTCCAGAATTTGAAGATATCGAAGAAATGGCATTCCAAGCAATGAGGATTAAAGAAGAAATAACTCTCAGCAATTATTTAATTCAGACTGGAGGGCGAGAACGATACTACGATGTGAAAATCACTCCTTTCTGGGATGCCGATAAACTCATGCTCAGAGGTGTCATCATTACACTCGATGATGTTACCGAACGTGTGAATCTGGAAAAAGAAAGGAAAAAACAGGAAAAACTCGCAGCACTTGGTGAAATGGCTGCAAGAGTTGCCCACGAACTAAGAAACCCAATTTCTGTGCTTGGTGGCTTCATCAAGAGACTGGAGAAAAACGCTGATAATCCAGACGCAAGGAATAGATACATAAAGATTATCGCTGATGAGATACTACGCTTAGAACAGATAGTTAACGAAATCCTCGATTTCAGTCGCGAACCGCGGTCTTTGGAGTTTACGTATTTCAACATAAACAAGCTCGTTAACGATGTCTACATCTTGCTTGAAGAAAAAATCCGTGAAAAGAATATACTTTTCACATTCGAAACTGATGCTGAAGAAATTACCGTATACGCCGAATATTCAAGAATGAAACAAGTTATTATAAATCTTCTCCAAAACGCGATTGAAGCAACTCCAAAAGATGGTAAAATATTAATTGAAACACGCATCAAATTTGATAAAATCGTTGTGTCGATATGGAACGAAGGAACACCTATTGACAAAGAAACTGCAGAAAAGCTTTTCACCCCGTTCTTTACAACTAAAGTTCACGGCACCGGTTTGGGCTTGGCTATATGCAAGAAAATAATAGAAGATGAACACAAAGGAAAGATTTACCACGAAGCAACAGAAGATGGCAACAGGTTCGTTGTTGAACTACCAAAAACAGAAGTGCAGTCAACTAATGTTGAATAGATATGTTGGCATATAAAGGTAGGAGGAGGAAATAAAATGATGGAATTTATGTTAAAAGCAAAAATCCACATGGCAACAGTAACTGAAAAAGAAATCGAATACGAAGGAAGTATCGGCATCGATGAAGAATTATTAGAACTGGCAGGAATAAAAATCAACGAGATGGTCTTAGTATCCGACGTAAATAACGGCAATAGGCTTGTTACATACGTCATCCCAGAACCACGCGGTTCAAGAAAAATCTCGTTAAACGGTGCTGCTGCGAGGCTTGTTGAGAAAGGTGACAGAATCATCATTATGGCGTTTGGTTTGTACAATCCCGACGAATACAAAGGACCAAAGATAATAATTCTCAACCCTGACAACAGTGTTAAAGAAGTAAGAGGATAAAACATCTGTGATGCCAATTAATTCCAGCAATTCCAAGGGGGATTCGAATGGATATATCGATAACTGTATCACCCGATAAGATGGAGGCATACATCAAGATATCGAATATATTGCCCGGAGAAGAAATTACGCTTGAAAAATTAATGGAAGCAATAAGGGAGGCAAAAATTGTTCACAACATAGAGGTCTCCGCACTAAAACAACTGTGTGAGAATCCTGTTGAAGGTGTCCCTGTTTTGTTTGCAAAAGGTGATGAACCAAAAAATGGTGAAGATGGACGGGTAGTATTTGAAGTCCTGCAACAAAAATCATCATTTACCACTTCTGGTAATCGTGTCGATTTCAGGGAATTTCCTGTTCAAAAAAGAATCATAGTGAAAAAGGGGCAAAAAATAGCTACCATCTATCCCCCTACTGAAGGTGTTCCTGGCAGAAACGTTTACGCAGAGCCTGTTCCAGCCAAACCCGGCAATGAGGCAAAAGTGTCTTTGGGAAAGAACGTTGCACTGAGCGACGATGGAATGCACATAGTTGCAACATCCGATGGAATACTTAAAGTTGACCCAGAAAAAGGTTTAATTGAAGTAAGCGAGTATTTGGAAATAGCTGGAAACGTTGATTATGGAACTGGAAATATAGAATTTCCTGGAGCAGTTTTGGTAAAAGGAGATGTAAAACCCGGGTTCATAGTTCGAGCAAAGGGCGACATAGAAATACAAGGTATAGCAGAAGCCTCTACCGTGATTTCCTTAGAAGGCAGTATCAAAATAACCGGTGCAAAAGGAAAAGATAAAGGGCTAATAAAAGCAAAAAAAGATGTTCGCATAAAGTATGCGGAATCAGTGACCATAGAATGTGAAAACCTTTATTTCGAATCGAACTTACTGAATTGTACAGTTCGGGTCACAAATTCTATAATTGGTCAAGGTAGGAACAGTGCGATAATTGCTGGAGAATATATTGCAACATTCCGCATAGAGGCTGATGAACTTGGTTCAGATTTTGGTGTTAACACTTACCTTGAGGTCGGTGTCAATCCGTACCTCAGAGAAGAGCTCAAACTAATTAACACCCAAATAGAAATCGACAGAACCAGCCTGCAAAAACTTATCAACATCGTCAAACAGTACAAAGAATTAAAAGAAAAAGGGGTTAAGCTCACCCCTGATAAAGAGGAGCAATTTTCAAAGGCAACAAGAACTCTTATTAACTTAAGAGAACAACTCGAGAAAAACCTTCAAAGAAAACAAGAACTTGAAAGAAAGATTAATGAAATGAAATACCAATGCGAGATAATAGCACGCAAAATGCTGTATCCTGGTGTTGAAGTCCATATGCACGATGCAAAATACATGGCCGAAGTTCCTCTACCAAAAGTTGTGCTAAGGTATGAAGACGGAAAAATCGTCGCAGGGGGGTATTCTGGAACTTAACGAGCCCATGAGTTAGGAGGTCCGATATGGCTTACCATTTTTTAAAAATCCTTCCACAATTCCGTCCTATGGTCTGGGGAAATCCCGAATTAAACAATAAGTTCA contains these protein-coding regions:
- a CDS encoding Mut7-C RNAse domain-containing protein encodes the protein MSKQQDELKLLCDLTVVKLGKKLRILGFDTEIIKTVNQQTVKELLRDTKRTLVTKSKKLANACGGILITKNKTSEQLEELFIILKNTNTQLSNNPARCVYCNEVLVDCPKEEVIGRVPVYIFETLEHFKRCPKCGKVYWRGTHLVKCKEFFASRGKETDM
- a CDS encoding sensor histidine kinase, giving the protein MIGKKICYALIEIFEKDKYSPKAENVANLLAEFVGVEKLSVAFYEKSRDVYRILVSNFLPLQSKIPVSDIGDRNSLSKLPIKLKDSTTVEAHVEQLIHSTAETGDEKVGIILTNDVPKKMTNFAEVVDFLAFALWFIPSYEKSKSYLSKYRSLWMLTSLFESAKSQEELLEGFLKVISEIIESEITAVLSLTKEANEEFDMMICDCPNSQILRKKLNRSELSTETLRYFKGMEKIVYKPDGLSELFATKILSALIVPVENYWFVFANKRNTNIYLQTKSFDSMDLDLARDSVKRFLLAKGRIEFEKRLEEEVAKLRELQKLHETLIEDQKEQIRKMNAVHYISQAMRSMYSVKNVYKTLLLGLTSGRLLGYNRALLLTYDEQRDVLIGKIWLGPDTENVEEDWKKANLRAMRYADVVQYLREEAMTLEINNRLTQQIENKIFPYKAHPILEKCVLRKKIFVANERIINTLGLEVADLVNLLGVKEFAVLPLVGREGVFGVVIVDNYYTKKPIKESDVDILKILSDSAGLAIETAQSYEELRNKTLSLERQKSLIEYLREFSESILQNMSSAIIVIDKEGKVTEWNKKAEVYFNRPKEQMTGVELRALGPEFEDIEEMAFQAMRIKEEITLSNYLIQTGGRERYYDVKITPFWDADKLMLRGVIITLDDVTERVNLEKERKKQEKLAALGEMAARVAHELRNPISVLGGFIKRLEKNADNPDARNRYIKIIADEILRLEQIVNEILDFSREPRSLEFTYFNINKLVNDVYILLEEKIREKNILFTFETDAEEITVYAEYSRMKQVIINLLQNAIEATPKDGKILIETRIKFDKIVVSIWNEGTPIDKETAEKLFTPFFTTKVHGTGLGLAICKKIIEDEHKGKIYHEATEDGNRFVVELPKTEVQSTNVE
- the panD gene encoding aspartate 1-decarboxylase, which translates into the protein MMEFMLKAKIHMATVTEKEIEYEGSIGIDEELLELAGIKINEMVLVSDVNNGNRLVTYVIPEPRGSRKISLNGAAARLVEKGDRIIIMAFGLYNPDEYKGPKIIILNPDNSVKEVRG
- a CDS encoding DUF342 domain-containing protein; protein product: MDISITVSPDKMEAYIKISNILPGEEITLEKLMEAIREAKIVHNIEVSALKQLCENPVEGVPVLFAKGDEPKNGEDGRVVFEVLQQKSSFTTSGNRVDFREFPVQKRIIVKKGQKIATIYPPTEGVPGRNVYAEPVPAKPGNEAKVSLGKNVALSDDGMHIVATSDGILKVDPEKGLIEVSEYLEIAGNVDYGTGNIEFPGAVLVKGDVKPGFIVRAKGDIEIQGIAEASTVISLEGSIKITGAKGKDKGLIKAKKDVRIKYAESVTIECENLYFESNLLNCTVRVTNSIIGQGRNSAIIAGEYIATFRIEADELGSDFGVNTYLEVGVNPYLREELKLINTQIEIDRTSLQKLINIVKQYKELKEKGVKLTPDKEEQFSKATRTLINLREQLEKNLQRKQELERKINEMKYQCEIIARKMLYPGVEVHMHDAKYMAEVPLPKVVLRYEDGKIVAGGYSGT